The following is a genomic window from Sporosarcina jeotgali.
ATTTACTCCTGCTGCCAATCCCGTCCCTCAGCCCTTAACCATCACATTCGCAGGTCGACTAGAAAAGACAAAAGGAATCTATACCTTACTTAAAGCTTTTAAACTTCTTTGCAATTCCGAACTTCTTAAAACGCCCATACGCTTACAAATAATAGGCGGCGATTCTGATCAGGTAGATCCGATTAGAAACCAAGCCCTTTCTGCCGAATTGAGAAATGCAGTCAAAGGGATTGAAGAGCATGTAGACTTTCTCGGTTCTCTTCATCAAGAAGAGCTGGCTGCACATTTCAGAAACAGCTTGGCCGTCATTGTCCCTTCCTATTATGAATCGTTTGGGATGGTGGCAGCAGAAGCTCAAGCCTGCGGCAGTCCGGTGATTGCTTCAAAAGTAGGCGGATTAGGTGACATTGTCATTCACAAGAGAACTGGACTCCAAGTGGATCCAAAAAATATAAAAGATCTTGCCTCTGCAATTGGATTTTTGGCAAAACGTCCAGATATTGCAGAACAGCTTGGTAAACAAGCCGCTTCGTTCGCCAAGAAGAATTTTAATTGGAAAGTGATTGCAAAAAAAGTAGATACGCTGTATGAAGGAGTCAGTTATGAAGTTAAAGACGCATATGTTAGCAACTGATTTGGATAATACATTGGCAGGAAATGATTCAGATGTGAGAGACCTCATCACCTTGTTTCAAAATGCTCCTTATGATGTTGCTCTCGTATATGTGACAGGGCGTCATGCGGAGTCCGTCCGGCAACTCATTTCAGAAGCAAGCTTGCCAATACCCGATTTAGTGATCTCGGATGTTGGAACAAAGGTTTGGCATATGCCTGATTGGCAAGAGGATTTACTATGGAGTAAACAAATGGGAAAGGGCTGGCAGCCTGAACGGGTATTGGAAACAGCTTCCGGATTCCCAGGCCTGCACCGCCAAAAACTTCCTGAAGACTGTCGGATTTCTTTCACCCTGGAAGACGGCATCGATACGGTGAATGAGTTTAAAGATGCGTTATGCGCAAAACATATTCCTCACCATCTTGTTTTCAGTTCCAATAATGATGTGGATGTGCTTCCAAGAGGTTCGGGAAAAGGAAATGCACTTGAATATGTGATTCAACAATTCGCCCATCCCTCTGTCAATCTATTAGTGGCGGGCGATTCAGGAAATGATACAGATATGTTAAGCCGCGGCTGGCCCTCGGTAATTGTGGGAAATGCTTATGAAGAATTGAAGGGGATTCCGGATCACCCAAACCTTTATAGAGCTTCCCGCCATTATGCCGGCGGAATATATGAGGCTTGGCAGCATTTTTATGGGGCCTCTAATTAAGTTTTTTAAAATAAAAAAACAGCCGGACAACCATCCGCTTTAAGGATGCCGTCCGGCTGTTTTTAGTTTGACCGGTTGTTACAGTTGAAATTTCCGAACCGTTTCCTGCAGTTCTTCAGCCATATTAGCAAGAGTATCTGCAGCCGCTGCAATTTCCTCCATCGAAGCCGTCTGCTCTTCTGCCGTAGCGGCTATATTTTCAGTGTGGCTGGCCGAACTCATTGCAATCGCAGCTGTTTGCTCCATTACTTCCGCAATTCGTTCCGACTCTTTGCGGTTTCTTTCTGTACTGCTGGTTACTTCACCAATTTGTCCAGACATGCTGTTGATCGCATCAGTAATTCTTTGGAAGGTCTCACCCGTTTCCTGCACGAGATCAGCTCCTTCTTTTACTGCCTGATTTCCTTTTCCAATTGCCGACACTGAGTAGCCGATGTCTTTCTGAATTGCCTCGATGAGAGTTCCTACTTGAGTCGCTGCGTTCGATGATTGTTCTGCAAGCTTTCTCACTTCGTCCGCTACAACTGCGAAACCTCGTCCATTCTCGCCTGCCCGTGCAGCCTCAATTGCGGCATTAAGTGCGAGAAGATTAGTCTGTTCAGCAACATCCGTAATCATACCGGCGATTTTACCAATCTCTGCTGATTTTCCGCCAAGCTGATTGACATAATTGAATGCGGAATCCGTCTCTTGCTGAATGGATTCCATATGATTAACTACCCTGTTCACAGAGCTTGACCCTTCCTCTGCGAGCTGAACGGTTGTTCGAATCGTATTGCCGGCTGATTCCATTTCTTTCGTTACATGCTCCATGTCCATTGACAAATTGGCTGCTGCTTCATTGGCAGTTTCAGTCTGTTCCAGTTGGCCGTCGACTCCGCTCGCCAACTCTTGGATTGCCTCCGAAACGTGCTCCACTGATCTGCTCGTTTCTTCACTGCTTGCAGAAAGCTCTTCTGAAGTTGCAGCTACTTGCATGGATGCGTTCGATACTTGTTCAATCATATCTTTCAGATTTTCAGACATGCGGGTTGTATAAGATGCGAGTTCACCAATTTCATCCCGATTTTTCACTGGGCCGACCTCGCCGGACAAATCCCCTTCAGCTACTTGAGCGACATGATTCGTAATTCTTATAAGCGGCTTCGACAAATGGCCTGAGAACCAAATGATGACAACTGCGCCAGCCAGCAGTGAAACACCTAGAACTACCCCTAAAACCATCAGCAAAGTTTTAGATTCGCTATTGAAATCCATTAAGTACGAGCCAGCAACGACGTTCCATCCCCATTGCGGGAATACTTGGGCATAAACGATTTTAGGCGCAACCTTATCTGTTCCAGGAACAGCAAAATCGAATGTTAAAAACCCGCCGCCCTCTTGCGCTGTCTTTATTGTTTCCATTGTCGTCATCATGCCGTCTTTGGTCTTCGAACCGCTTAGGTCTTCCCCTTCTTTCACCGGGTGCGCCAGAGCCTTGCCATCATCCCCAAGAACGAAGAAATAACCATGCTCTCCCATATCCACTTCAGACTCAACGATTCGCGTTCCGTCTTCTTGAAGCGGACCTATCAGTTTTTCTTTCGCAACCTCTTGAGCTTCTTTAAGTGATATTGCGCCTTTGTCTACCTGTTCTTGTAAAGATTCCAATACATCGATTGCTAGTGACACATCATTTTTTAACCCTTGTGAACCAATATCATTTAAACTGTTTTTAGCTAATGTGTAGCCGCTCAGCCCAATAACCAAACTAGGTATTACTAACAAAATTGCAGATATAAGTATAAGTTTTGTACGAATTTTCATTTTCATGTTGATCCCTCCGTACTTCATATCGGTTGAAAAGGGAGAATTGTGACTAATTTAATGTTTTTGCAATACTCATCTTAAAAGAGTAAATCTAACTGTATTCCTTCTCAAACTGATCTATCTTCATTTATCGCGGAACTCTATATTTATTCGAATAAAAAACCCCATCGCATCCGAATTACGGACTCGATGGGGATTTATCATTTTAATAAGCGCGCGCAAACCAAACAGTATGCTTCGCGTCTTTGCCGCAGTTAATGCACGTATGCTTTTCAACTGGCGGGTTGAACGGAATGTTGCGTGTCGTGAACTTTGTTTCTTCTTTTACATGCTCTTCACACGCATCCTCGCCGCACCATCCAGCAAGGATCCAGCCAGGGATTACGTTGTTTTCTTGTGAAGTTGCAATATGTGCGCTGAGCTCTTCCAATGTCTCAATGTTTGTATGAGAGTTTTCATCACGGAATGTACGTGCTTTTTCCAACAAACGGCTTTGCATAGCAGTCAGCTGATTTTCAATTTCTGAAATCAATCCTTCCAATGCAAAGGCTTCTTTGCCTTCCTCGTCACGTAATTTCAACATTGCTTGTGCGTTCTCCAGATCACGCGGTCCAAGTTCAACGCGAACTGGCACGCCTTTTAGTTCCCACTCGTTAAATTTATATCCGGGAGATTGATCTGAATCGTCCAAACGAACGCGAATGCCTTTGGACTTCAACTCTGCATAGATTTCATCGAGCTTCTCCATAATCGCAGGATTCTTTTTCCAAGGACCTACCGGGATTAACACAACTTGAGTCGGTGCAACGCGTGGAGGCAGTACCAGACCTTGCTCATCGCCGTGAACCATAATGACAGAACCAATCAAACGAGTTGACGTTCCCCAAGATGTCGTGTGTACGAATTCATGTTTATTTTCTTTTGTCAGATATTTAATGTCGAATGCTTCCGCAAACTTCGAACCCAGATAATGAGACGTTCCGGCTTGGACTGCTTTTCCGTCCTTCATCATCGCTTCGATCGAATACGTATCCACCGCTCCTGCAAATCGCTCAGACGGTGTTTTTTGTCCATCGTATACAGGAATTGCCAGAAGCTCTTCAACGACTTCTTTGTAAATGTTCAACATTTGCATGGTTTCGTGACGTGCTTCTTCTTCATTCGCATGAGCCGTGTGGCCTTCTTGCCAGAGAAATTCAGACGTGCGGATGAATGGTAATGTCTTTTTCTCCCAGCGGAATACATTCGCCCATTGGTTGATAAGAACTGGAAGATCCCGGTAGCTTTTAATCCAGTCGGAGTACAAGTGACCAATCATTGTTTCCGATGTTGGACGAAGCGCAAGTTTCTCTTCAAGCGGCTCACCTGCAGCTTCAGTTACCCAAGGCAATTCAGGTGCAAACCCTTCGATATGATCTTTTTCCTTTTGGAAGAAAGATTCAGGTATTAACATCGGGAAATATGCATTGCGGTGTCCAGTCTCTTTGAATCGACGGTTCATCTCATCTTGAATGTGCTCCCAAATTTCAAAGCCATCCGGTTTGAACGCGATACACCCCCGTACTGGTGTATAATCCATCAAATCCGCTTTTTGAATCGTATCAATATACCACTTTGAAAAATCATTTTGCTGTGTGTTTGACATGTCTTTTCCTCCTGTTCAATGATTGGCCGCAAAGTCTTTATCCGCAAAAAAGCACAAAGACATCCTAATAAAAGGACGTCTTTGTGCTTTGGACGCGGTACCACCTAAGTTCGACTAATTAGCATAGATTGCAAATTAGTCCTCTATCGTTTCGTAACGGGACGAACCGGCCGTGTTTACACGGCATCTCGGTGGTAGGGTTCGAATAAGAAGAGGTGATAGAGCTTTCAGCAGTGCGCTCTATTTTCTGTTTCACGATTCCTATCTACTTAGCCACTTCATCGATCATTATTTCCTATACTATATCAAACAAACGAATAACCTACAACAGCCAATCATTTTATGTGTTATCACGAAGCTTCGAATTCGACGTGTTTAAAGAAAACATATAATTTGCCAGTCGTTCACAGTTGTTTCGATCTGTAAAGCTGAAGTAGTTTGATAAATCGGCAAAGCGGGGATTTTCTGTTTCGCCTTGTTCAAGTATCCTGGTTAGTGCATGTATAACCTCTGAAGCTGAATTCGCTTTCCATCCCAGTAAATCATGATTCAAATCCAAGTATGAACCCCGCATTTCCAAGAATTCCTTCTGGTCAAATGTATAGAAAACTACAGGCTTATTCATATAGACAAAATCCCAGAAAATACTGGAATAATCCGTGATCAGCATATCAGATTTTTGAATTTCATCTTGTATGAAGAGTTCTCCATATGTATAAAATTCGATGTTAGAGTGTATTGTACCCAGTTCAGTAAAGTAAGATTCAAATTTTTTCATGAAAGGATGCAAAATAATCTTTATCGTGACTTTGTTCACGCTCAGTAACTGATTCAGAACACTGTCAGTAATCAGCTTTTCGGTAGCTTGAAAATAAGAGCTCTCGATAAATTCAGTATCCGACAGTCCGAACAGTGTCTCACGCCAAGTCATCATCATTAGAATGGTTTTCACTTCTGAGACAGGCTGATTGTAAGTGAGATGGTCGAATCGAGCCATACCCGTAATCGGCAGCTTTTCTTCAGGCATCCCCCATTCATTTAATTTAATGTCTTTCTCGTAGGATGATGCGCAATTAAATACATCGCACCGCTCAAGTAAAGGGACATCCTCTGGCTGGATCAGTATTTTCTTAAAACATTCAATTCCGTGACTGATATGCACCATAATCGTATTTTTGTTCCAAAATATATACTTATCAATACTTGGCGCAATGTCATACATTAACGAATGTCCATGGACTGTGTAAGCCGCTTGAAAAAACAATACATAATTTTTAAAACTGCCCAGCATAACTGCGTTTTCGATTCTTTTTTCATGTACATAAGATGCAGATGGATCATACATCCAATGTACAGCATAGCTTTGCTGACAGTTTTTCATAAGATAGCTATGGAATGCAGCTGCATTATCTTCATATTTTTCACCTAAATTGCCGCCGATCAGAATAATCGGTTTGGACGGCGCAGGCAATACCTTAGACAGCAGACAAGCCACAACTACTTTCATCCAAGTTGTAATTCCTTGAAATGGTTTCTTCTTTTTTAACTCCATTATATCCTCCACCTAGTGATTTCTTATTACAGCTATACCCCGGCAGGCTAACAATTAAGCTTTAGGGATCCAATTTCAAACAGCAAAGAATAATGATTTTTTATAGATATAGTGATCGTTTATTCATTTCGTTTCGTTAGCTTAATATGAGTCTTCTGTTGTTCTAGAATACAGGTCTTGCGACTTATGGTATTCTTAGAAAAAAGCTTTTACAAAGGAGACTCGGATGAAACATACAGACGACGGAACCTTATATGCTCTTGCCGCCGCCAAAGATCGATCGGCTTTTGAAACGTTATATGATCGATACGAAAAACTAATCTTCTCCTTTGCATACCGATTAACGCAAGATCGTGAAATTGCAGAAGAAGTTGTGCAAGATGTATTTGTTAAGTTATGGAACGGCACGACTGCCTATCAAGAAGATAAAGGCTCTTTTTCGTCGTGGCTCCTCACTGTCACGCGAAACAAAGCAATTGACGAGATTCGCCGCTTAAAACGTCATGACCACGAACCGATGATTGAAAAGGATTCTCTCATTGAACAGCCGGGAAGTGTAGAGAATACGGTAGAATGGGGCGAACAGCGGAATGCGATACGCAGCGCAGTGCTCGAACTGAAACAAGACCAGCAAGAAATTATAGAACTGTTTTACTTTAAAGGGCTCAGTCAGCAAAAAATTGCAGATCAATGCGAGCTGCCTCTCGGGACTGTAAAAGGCCGTATCCGATTAGCACTGAAACACTTAAAAGGATTCATCACCCAGGAAGGAGGATACTCGAATGAATGAATCATGCATGCATCTCCTTGACTACTTCAACCGTTCTTTAACTGAGGAAGAAACACATGCCTTCGAACAACATCTCGAAGAATGTCCTTCCTGCCGTGCTGAACTTGAAGAACTCAATCTATTAACTGCAGATCTTCCTTATTTGACAGAGGAAATTGAAGTTCCTTCCGACTTAAAAGCTAAAGTCTTTGCAGCGATTGATGAGGAACCGATTTCAAAGGGCACTGAAACCAAACCTGCTATCAATAATGTGAAAACATTCCCGGAAAAGCCAAAAGAAACAAAACCAGCTAAACGAAAAGGCGTCGCTGTTCCAGTACTTGCAGCTGCACTCGTTGCTTCGTTAGTGACAAATGCTTATTTAGCAACGATGGATGGTTCTCCTCCAACTGAAGTCGCCGAAAATGACCTTCAACTCATCGGTAAAGCATTATTAGATCCCCAAGCTGGTATCGAAAATGCATCAGCCGTTGCGATGATGATCAAAGATAACAACGAAACTGTGTTATTAGTCGATGCGAGTAATTTGCCAAAGTTAAAAGATAACGAATTGTATCAGGTATGGGTAATCGAAAAAGATACCCCAAAACCAGCTGGATCCTTTAAACCGACAGATGAAGGCAGCGGATCAGTTTCACATCCGATGGATCAGCTAAAAGGTGAATGGGATACAGTAGCGATCACCATTGAAACTGAACCTGACTTGCCAGCTCCAGAAGGAACCTTGGTACTGGCAGGAAGTATTTAAGACCATAAAAACCCTTGAAGAATCGCTGTCATAGCGGTTCTTTTTCTATTTCATCCGAATCTTCCAAAGTTTTTTCGACAAAAAGTGATCCATTCTTTTTTTCGTTCCGTTAGCTTATTACAAAACCGAAAAGGAGAGATTCATGATGAACTACAAAAAACTCGCAGCAATTCCATTAAGTGTTTCACTGCTATTCCCAATGGGAGCCATCGCAAATGCAGCCGACCACTCAGGACACGGTACCTCTTCAATGGCCGTCTCTAACCCAGCTACAGATTTAAGAGCGACTCTGGATTCAATCCTTTCCGAACACGCATACTTAGCAATTATCGCAATGCAAAAAGGAATTGACGGTTCAAAAGACTTTGACGCGGCCGCTGCACAACTAGGAGAGAACACAGACGAGTTATCCGCAGCCATCGGATCTGTTTACGGGGACGATGCAGCAAATCAGTTCAAAGAAATTTGGGGCAGCCACATTGGATATTTCGTGGAGTATGTAAAAGCTACAGCCGCTAATGATGAAGAAGGACGAAAAAAAGCCGTTTCCCAATTAGATGGTTATCGAGTAACTCAAGCTAAGTTTTTGGACACTGCAACTGAAGGACGTCTTAAAGCAAAAGACTTAGAAGAAGGTTTAAAAATGCACGTTGACCAGTTAATCTGGGCATTTGACAATTACAATGCAGGAGAATATGAGAAAGCGTATGAAGGCATTACGGAGTCGATGATGCATATGTTTGGTACAGGCAAAGGGATCTCTTGGGCAATTACAGACCAATTCCCAGACAAATTCGATAAAATGTCTGTTGATACTCCCGCTGCAGACTTACGTGAGCAGCTGAATAACCAGTTCTCCACTCACGCAGCACTCGCTATCCTGGCCATGCAAAAAGGAATTGACGGTGCAAAAGACTTTGATGTATCTGCTGCAGAACTAAACGGCAATACAGAAGACCTTACTAAGTCAATTGAATCCGTGTACGGTGCTGAAGGTGCCAAGCAGTTTAACGAAATTTGGAGCAGTCACATCGGTTACTTTGTAGACTATGTTAAAGCTACAGCCGGAGAAGACGCTGAAGGACAAAAAGCAGCAATGGCAAATCTTGATGACTACCGCGTCAAACAAGCCGCTTTCTTAGAGACTGCAACAGAAGGACGTTTGAAAGCAGCTGACTTAGAAGAAGGATTGAAAGTTCACGTAGACCAGCTTCTAGCAGCTTTTAACAAGTATCACGATGGCGATTATGATGGGGCTTATGACGACATTCACGAAGCTTACAGCCACATGTTCGGAGTAGGTACTATGATGGCAGGTGCAATTGTCGACCAGTATCCAGACAAATTTGCAGGTTCAATGCCTTCAGATATGCCTAAAACAGGGTTAGGCGGCATGAGCCAAGAGTCGAATGATTCTACAGTTATGTGGATTTTAACTAGTTTGATACTGGCAATGGCTGCAGGGGCTGTTGTGATCCGCAAGACACGTACTGAAAACAACTAATTTGAAGGGGGCTAGTCCCCCTTCTTTTTCTTTACACTACTATTCCACGGAGGTGGTCACAATGAAAATTCCAGCACTCCTTACGTCAGGGCTTATCGCACTGTCTCTTGCCGGGTGCAGCAGTTCACAAGATTCTTCACCCCAATCAGAAGCTTCGCCGGAACCTCAATCTTCCCCGCCCTCAACACAAGAAGCTGCTGTTGAAAAACCTTCATCTGAAGGACTGTCACTAGCAGCAGAGCAAAAAGGGATTAAACCCGTCTCACTTGAAATACCTGCAATCGGGGTAACGTCTGACGTCGAAAATGTCGGAGAGTTAGAAAATGGACAGATGGGCGTTCCTGAAGGTGTTCATAATGTCGGCTGGTTCGAACCAGGTACATTACCAGGAAACCGCGGCAGCTCCGTGATGGCCGGTCATATCGATTCCCTTACTGGTCCTGCTGTATTTTATAAGCTTGACCAATTAAAAAAAGGGGATGAAGTTGTCGTGAAAGATGCCGAAGGGAAATCACTGACCTTCATCGTCACTAAAACCGAACGGTATCCTCGAAAAGATGCACCCATTGATGAGATTTTCGGGTTCTCTTATGGCAGTCGTTTAAATTTGATCACATGTACCGGAGAATTTAACCGTAAAGCTAAAACGCATGAAGAACGGTTAGTTGTCTATACAGAACTGGCAGGTCAAGATAGCGAAGGTTGACTTCACGGAGTGCGGGTATACTGCTACAAAGGAGTGAGATCTATGAAGTCATCACAACAGGAACCGTCAATTTCTCCAATTGAAGCTGTAGATATCATTGAACAAGTTGCCGGGACCCATAAGGGATACCGAAGAGCACACGCTAAAGGTATTGGATTCAATGCCGTATTTAAACCGAATAATAATGCGAAACCTTTCACTCAAGCATCCTTTTTACTTGGAAACGCGCAAAACGTCATCGTTCGTTTTTCTCATAGCTCCCCTATCCCAAACTCTTCTGAGCAACTGATCCCGATAAAAGGAATGGCCGTACAGTTTCCATCTTCTGACCACAATGCAATCTCTCTCGTAATGGCCAACGCACCAGTGTTCCCGACAAAAACACCTGAAGCATTCGTACGGCTTATCCAAGTATTCGGCGCAAAGAATCAGCCGTTAAAAGAAAAACTCGCAACCATTAGCAGCGATACCGAATTCAAAACCGTTCCTGCCCTGCTCAAGCAATTGAAAACACCTGCGAGTTTTGCCACTACCCGATTCTGGGCAATCCATGCTTATATTCTTACAACAGATTCAAGCGATCGCCAGGCGGTCCGTTTTTCCTTTGAACCTGCAGCAAAGGAAGACAAACTCCCCTTCTCAACAAAAGACATGGAGTTAGAATTATTGGAACGTATGATAGATTCACCAGTTCATTTCAGACTTCTTATGACTCTTGCAGCACCTGAAGATCCAATTAATGATCCTTCCATTTCATGGCCGGAAGATCGATTAGTGATTGATGTCGGTGAGTTGGTCCTAACTGAAAAACGAGAAGACCTTGCGGAAGATATTTTGTTTAATCCCACAAACGAAACGCCGGGCTTCAGCTGTTCAGAAGATCCAGTACTACATTATAGATCTGAAGTCTATGAAGAATCTTATCGCAGACGTTCATCTGGATTGTAGAGATACTCCTGACTGACATTGACCGATTATCGTAGATTCCCCTTTCTCGCGTTAACAGGTTTTGACAGAGTTTAATAGGGGTACCTATAGGTTAATTGAGCTATAAGAAGAAGGAGGAATTCCTATGATTGCTTTAAAAAGTAAGATTGAAGGAAAGACCGTCATATACGGAAATGCTTTGAAGCTTTTCAAAGAAGCAGGGATGGATATAGGCGGAGGATGGGAATACGATCACGGTATGTTTGATACGATTCTATATCAGCGCAAGGAAACGACCATCTATTTAAGAGTCCCTTTTCAAGTGCTGGAAGGCGAATTAGATTCTCCTAGAACCGTTATTCGTTTTCAAACGCCTTTCGTTATTAAGCATGTTATGAATATCGGCTTAGACGAAGAAGACAGCGCTGCGATGACCGTCGCGGGATTGGAGCAATTCCAGGCTCCACAAGATCCAGATGCTCCTATTGACCGGCAGCATGAATTTGCGCTGGATGCACAAACGAAACTCGACGAGATTACCGAAGACGTCATGTTTGCTTCTATCTAACCTCCAGCATACATACACTGCTACTTCCCTATGAAAACTGCCTGCTAATTTGGCAGTTTTTTTTTACGGAGTTATCTCTTGATTTGACTCAGTTCATGAAACCTCTCCAACACTTCTTGTTCGTCGAATGTACTGAACCAGACATAATCTTCTTTGTCTAATATTCTAAAATGCTGGCTAATCAGATTCTGCTGGATTCTAAACTCACTCTCGTTTTCTAGTTCCTTCCACCAAACTTTCCCGCCCAGTGTCTTTCCTTTTGGACGATCCAATCCATTATGGGCAATCGTACGGATCACCTCTAAAGGGGCATCTCCTAGAAGCGATTGAATGATTTCACTGTCCGAAAATAGAGCGATTATCGCTACAACAACAGTCCAGCTGGCAGCCGTCCGGTTTTTCTCTATTTGTACGAGCGTTTTTTTGGATATGCCAAGAATAGATGCCATGGTTTCTTGGGAATAGCCTGCTTCGGTACGTATGAGAATGGCACGCTGTGAGATTTGTTCAATGAGTTTTTCAGAATTCACGTGAAATCCCCCTTTCCTAATAGTGTAATACTACACTTCGAGAAGGAATTAAACAAAATAAATGATTGCTTCGGCAACTTGCATCTCCCATTTCCGTCTTGTTACTAACGGAGTAATAAGAAAAGTATGTACTAGGAAATGGAGCGACTTAGATGAAAAAGGGGAAACGTCTATTGTTTATAGGACTAAGCGGTTTGTTCATAGTTTTTGCGTGGTGGTTCTCAACAGGACATGCGATAAAAGAGGCTCAAAACAAGCGTGCTGATGGAACCTATACGATTGCAGTCGTTCTTGGCGCTAAAGTGAATGGAACTGCTCCGTCACTTGCACTCCGATACCGGCTGGAGGCAGCACTCTCCTACGCCAATAGCCATCCGGACGTAACGCTCGTTCTTTCTGGCGGACAGGGTCCAGATGAAGGAATTAGTGAAGCACAGGCTATGGTGAATTATTTATCAGCACACGGTTTCCCTGAAGATCGAATGATTGTAGAAGATCAGTCTACTTCCACATATGAAAACTTAGTCAACACCAGGAAACTGATCCCTGAAAGCATGACAGGAATCACCATAATCACTAGTGATTATCATGTCGCACGGGCCGGATACCTTGCTGAAAAAGAAGGCTATGAAT
Proteins encoded in this region:
- a CDS encoding catalase yields the protein MKSSQQEPSISPIEAVDIIEQVAGTHKGYRRAHAKGIGFNAVFKPNNNAKPFTQASFLLGNAQNVIVRFSHSSPIPNSSEQLIPIKGMAVQFPSSDHNAISLVMANAPVFPTKTPEAFVRLIQVFGAKNQPLKEKLATISSDTEFKTVPALLKQLKTPASFATTRFWAIHAYILTTDSSDRQAVRFSFEPAAKEDKLPFSTKDMELELLERMIDSPVHFRLLMTLAAPEDPINDPSISWPEDRLVIDVGELVLTEKREDLAEDILFNPTNETPGFSCSEDPVLHYRSEVYEESYRRRSSGL
- a CDS encoding YugN family protein, with product MIALKSKIEGKTVIYGNALKLFKEAGMDIGGGWEYDHGMFDTILYQRKETTIYLRVPFQVLEGELDSPRTVIRFQTPFVIKHVMNIGLDEEDSAAMTVAGLEQFQAPQDPDAPIDRQHEFALDAQTKLDEITEDVMFASI
- a CDS encoding class F sortase → MKIPALLTSGLIALSLAGCSSSQDSSPQSEASPEPQSSPPSTQEAAVEKPSSEGLSLAAEQKGIKPVSLEIPAIGVTSDVENVGELENGQMGVPEGVHNVGWFEPGTLPGNRGSSVMAGHIDSLTGPAVFYKLDQLKKGDEVVVKDAEGKSLTFIVTKTERYPRKDAPIDEIFGFSYGSRLNLITCTGEFNRKAKTHEERLVVYTELAGQDSEG
- a CDS encoding helix-turn-helix transcriptional regulator, coding for MNSEKLIEQISQRAILIRTEAGYSQETMASILGISKKTLVQIEKNRTAASWTVVVAIIALFSDSEIIQSLLGDAPLEVIRTIAHNGLDRPKGKTLGGKVWWKELENESEFRIQQNLISQHFRILDKEDYVWFSTFDEQEVLERFHELSQIKR
- a CDS encoding YdcF family protein, whose protein sequence is MKKGKRLLFIGLSGLFIVFAWWFSTGHAIKEAQNKRADGTYTIAVVLGAKVNGTAPSLALRYRLEAALSYANSHPDVTLVLSGGQGPDEGISEAQAMVNYLSAHGFPEDRMIVEDQSTSTYENLVNTRKLIPESMTGITIITSDYHVARAGYLAEKEGYEWDAIPAKTPKVVEAKVRFRERLALLKTWIAGK
- a CDS encoding copper amine oxidase, with translation MMNYKKLAAIPLSVSLLFPMGAIANAADHSGHGTSSMAVSNPATDLRATLDSILSEHAYLAIIAMQKGIDGSKDFDAAAAQLGENTDELSAAIGSVYGDDAANQFKEIWGSHIGYFVEYVKATAANDEEGRKKAVSQLDGYRVTQAKFLDTATEGRLKAKDLEEGLKMHVDQLIWAFDNYNAGEYEKAYEGITESMMHMFGTGKGISWAITDQFPDKFDKMSVDTPAADLREQLNNQFSTHAALAILAMQKGIDGAKDFDVSAAELNGNTEDLTKSIESVYGAEGAKQFNEIWSSHIGYFVDYVKATAGEDAEGQKAAMANLDDYRVKQAAFLETATEGRLKAADLEEGLKVHVDQLLAAFNKYHDGDYDGAYDDIHEAYSHMFGVGTMMAGAIVDQYPDKFAGSMPSDMPKTGLGGMSQESNDSTVMWILTSLILAMAAGAVVIRKTRTENN